The stretch of DNA GACTCGACCTCGATGTCGGCGAGCAGCTCGCGCACGGCCATCGGCCGGTCCTCCAGCAGCTCGAGCACCCGGATGCGGACCGGGTGCCCGAGCGTGCGGAAGAGCTCGGCCTTGCTGTGGTGCAGCGGCGCGCTCGTGGCGGACACCGGCTCAGGCGTCGTCGAGTGCCGCGGCGACGCGGCGGTGCGCCTCCCAGATCTCCTCGGGCAGTCCGTGGAACTGCTCCAGGTGCACCTGGCGGTGGCCGATCTCCTCCCGCCAGCGGTCGACGTCGATCGTGAGGATCGTGTCGAGGTCGGCCAGGGCCTGCTCGTCCAGACCCTCGAGGAGCAGCTCGTCGCGCTTCGGGATGACGCCGACGGGCGTCCGCTCGCCCTCGACCTCGCCGTTCATGTACTGCATGAGCCACACGAGCGGGCGCAGGTTCTCGCGGTAGCCGGGCCACAGGAAGCGGCCGTCGTCGCCGCGCTGGAACCAGTTGACGTGCGCGAACACGGGCTTCTTCTGGGCGCGGGAGAAGACCTCGAGCCAGTGGGCGGCGTAGGCGCCCTCGGAGTAGGACATGAACGGACGCATCGACATGGGGTCGTAGCGCAGGACGCCCTCGAGGCCGTCGGCGGCGGCCGTGGCCTCGGCGCCGAGGGTCAGGCCGTCGTAGACGCCCTCGGCGACGTCGTCGATGGCGCGGATGAGCGGCTCACGGTCGCGGGTGCGGCCGCCGAAGATGACGCCGTGGATCTCGACGCCCTGCGGCTCCTCGAAGTCCTTCGCAACGTTGGGCACGTTCTCCAGCGTGGTGGTGAAGCGGCTGTTGGGGTGGGCCCACGGCGCGTCGACCTCCTCGCCCTGACGGTCGGCGATGAGGTCGCCCTTCCAGTCCTCCCAGCCGTCGAGGTCGGTGGGCTTGTCGCCCTTGCCCTCCCACCAGACCTCCTGGGTCTTGGGGTTGTAGGCGACGTTGGTGAAGATGGCGCCGGTGCCCTCGACGATGGAGTCGACGGCGGTCGGGTTGGTCTTCTCGTTGGTGTCCTTCGCGACGCCGAAGACCCCGTTCTCGGGGTTCATGCCGTAGAGCTTGCCGTCGTCGCCGACCCACAGCCACGCGATGTCGTCGCCGTAGAACTCGACGTAGTAGCGGTCGCCGAGGGCGTCGGGGGCGAGCGTCATGGCGAGGTTCGTCTTGCCCGACGCGGACGGGAAGCCGCCACAGATGTGGTACTTCTTGCCGGTCTCCTTGTCGACGATGCCGAGCAGCATGAACTGCTCGACGAGGAAGCCGTTCTTCCAGCCGTCGTAGGAGCCCTGGCGCAGGCCGTGGGCGATCTTGCCGAGCAGCGCGTTTCCGCCGTAGGAGGAGCCGAAGTGCAGGATGGTGCGCTCGTCGGCGACGGTGACGAAGTACCGCTTGTCGTCGGGGGTGCCCTGGCCGAGGTTCTCCAGGTCGCCGGTGACGTGCACGGCGCGGACGAAGGAGTCGCCGAGGTCGTTGATGTACTCGGCGCCGACGCGGGCCATGCGGATCATCTGCAACACGACGTTGCGGTTGTCGGTGAGCTCGACGCCGGCGGCGTACTCCTCGAGCGGCGAGCCCTTCGGTGCCATGAGGTAGGGGATGACGTACATCGTCTTGCCCTCGGAGGCGCCGGTCATGAGCCCGACCAGCTTCTCCTTCATCTCGGTGGCGGGACGCCAGTTGTTGTAGACGCCCTTGTC from Aeromicrobium erythreum encodes:
- a CDS encoding phosphoenolpyruvate carboxykinase (GTP) produces the protein MADVAAALDKAGLTNTHVREYVEHWAGVTGASQIEVVSAADDARLIQEALDAGELLPAGEGRYYSRSYFKDTARAEERTIVATHDEADKGVYNNWRPATEMKEKLVGLMTGASEGKTMYVIPYLMAPKGSPLEEYAAGVELTDNRNVVLQMIRMARVGAEYINDLGDSFVRAVHVTGDLENLGQGTPDDKRYFVTVADERTILHFGSSYGGNALLGKIAHGLRQGSYDGWKNGFLVEQFMLLGIVDKETGKKYHICGGFPSASGKTNLAMTLAPDALGDRYYVEFYGDDIAWLWVGDDGKLYGMNPENGVFGVAKDTNEKTNPTAVDSIVEGTGAIFTNVAYNPKTQEVWWEGKGDKPTDLDGWEDWKGDLIADRQGEEVDAPWAHPNSRFTTTLENVPNVAKDFEEPQGVEIHGVIFGGRTRDREPLIRAIDDVAEGVYDGLTLGAEATAAADGLEGVLRYDPMSMRPFMSYSEGAYAAHWLEVFSRAQKKPVFAHVNWFQRGDDGRFLWPGYRENLRPLVWLMQYMNGEVEGERTPVGVIPKRDELLLEGLDEQALADLDTILTIDVDRWREEIGHRQVHLEQFHGLPEEIWEAHRRVAAALDDA